A genomic stretch from Amycolatopsis sp. 195334CR includes:
- a CDS encoding VOC family protein, whose product MTVKLQVSTIMLGVRDVDKAKAFYADGLGCEIKQDHPGFVTCAIGTQDLALYEWDAAAADAGVSPEGSGFRGSSYHFITDSRAAVDEVMEAAKAAGATVVKPAEAVEWGGYSGYFADPDGYLWKITTAA is encoded by the coding sequence ATGACCGTGAAACTGCAGGTGAGCACCATCATGTTGGGCGTCAGGGACGTCGACAAGGCCAAGGCGTTCTACGCGGACGGGCTCGGCTGCGAGATCAAACAGGACCACCCCGGCTTCGTCACGTGTGCGATCGGGACCCAGGACCTCGCGCTCTACGAATGGGACGCCGCCGCCGCGGACGCCGGCGTGTCACCCGAGGGCTCCGGCTTCCGCGGCTCCTCGTACCACTTCATCACCGACTCCCGCGCCGCCGTCGACGAGGTGATGGAGGCCGCGAAGGCCGCGGGCGCGACCGTCGTCAAACCCGCCGAGGCCGTCGAATGGGGTGGCTACTCCGGCTACTTCGCCGACCCCGACGGTTACCTCTGGAAGATCACGACGGCGGCCTGA
- a CDS encoding cation-translocating P-type ATPase: MVVDQAVAAGLSRAEVEERVAQGRSNDVPARASRSAWDIVRANVFTRINAIFGVLFVIIMSTGYLLDGLFGGLIVANSVIGIIQELRAKRTLDRLSIVGQARPRVRRDGESVELAPNQVVADDVIEMGPGDQIVVDGEVLSGEALEVDESMLTGESDPVVKEAGEQVLSGSFVVAGSGLYRATKVGRAAYAARLAEEAGKFTLVDSELRNGINKILKFITYLLIPAGALSIYNQLSGDQELPEALRGMVAALVPMVPEGLVLLTSIAFAVGVVRLGKRQCLVNELPAIEGLARVDVVCADKTGTLTENAMRLAEVRPVGEHGDVSGVLAALAATDPRPNASLAAIAEAHPTSPGWPVTAIAPFSSARKWSGASFGEHGDWVLGAPDVLLAADDEVRAEADRAGSGGLRVLLLARAEGAVDRAGAPGAVEPVALVVLEQKIRPDAKDTLDYFAGQQVTVKVISGDNAASVGAVAASLGLPNATSPTDARSLPEDRERLTAELERGSVFGRVTPAQKRAMVGALQSGGHTVAMTGDGVNDVLALKDADIGVAMGAGSPATRSVAQIVLLDNKFATLPHVVAEGRRVIGNIERVANLFLTKTVYSVLLALMVGVPGLIGLDALPYPFLPRHVTITGWFTIGLPAFVLSLAPNNERARSGFVPRVMRMAVPAGVIIAVASFVAYVLTYPGATGSPAEQVQASTTALITLMVIALWVLAIVARPYQWWKVLLLVVMAGASALMFLVPFTREIFQLDPTNTGATLTAFACAAAGIVLVEIAWWAGRFVVRPPS, from the coding sequence GTGGTGGTCGATCAAGCCGTAGCGGCGGGACTCAGCAGGGCCGAGGTCGAGGAGCGCGTCGCGCAGGGGCGGTCCAACGACGTACCGGCGCGTGCCAGCCGGAGCGCGTGGGACATCGTGCGCGCCAACGTGTTCACCCGGATCAACGCCATCTTCGGCGTGTTGTTCGTCATCATCATGTCCACCGGCTACCTGCTCGACGGGCTGTTCGGCGGGCTGATCGTGGCGAACAGCGTGATCGGCATCATCCAGGAACTGCGGGCCAAGCGGACGCTGGACCGGCTGTCCATCGTCGGGCAGGCGCGGCCGCGGGTGCGCCGGGACGGCGAGAGCGTGGAACTGGCGCCGAACCAGGTGGTCGCCGACGACGTGATCGAGATGGGGCCCGGCGACCAGATCGTCGTCGACGGTGAGGTGCTCTCCGGTGAGGCGCTGGAGGTCGACGAGTCGATGCTCACCGGCGAGTCCGACCCGGTGGTGAAGGAGGCGGGGGAGCAGGTGCTCTCCGGCAGCTTCGTGGTGGCGGGCTCCGGCCTCTACCGCGCGACCAAGGTCGGCCGCGCCGCCTACGCCGCGCGCCTGGCCGAGGAGGCGGGCAAGTTCACCCTGGTCGACTCCGAACTGCGCAACGGCATCAACAAGATCCTCAAGTTCATCACCTACCTGCTCATCCCGGCGGGCGCGCTGTCCATCTACAACCAGCTCTCCGGCGACCAGGAACTGCCGGAGGCGTTGCGCGGCATGGTCGCCGCGCTGGTGCCGATGGTGCCGGAGGGGCTGGTCCTGCTCACCTCGATCGCCTTCGCGGTCGGGGTGGTGCGCCTGGGCAAGCGGCAGTGCCTGGTCAACGAGCTGCCCGCGATCGAGGGCCTGGCCAGGGTGGACGTGGTGTGCGCGGACAAAACCGGCACGCTGACCGAGAACGCCATGCGGCTGGCCGAAGTCCGTCCCGTCGGGGAGCACGGCGACGTGTCCGGGGTGCTGGCGGCGCTGGCGGCCACCGACCCGCGCCCGAACGCGAGCCTGGCGGCCATCGCCGAGGCCCATCCCACCTCCCCCGGCTGGCCGGTGACGGCCATCGCCCCGTTCTCCTCGGCCCGCAAGTGGAGTGGCGCGTCGTTCGGCGAACACGGGGACTGGGTGCTCGGCGCACCGGACGTCCTGCTCGCCGCCGATGACGAAGTACGCGCCGAAGCCGATCGCGCGGGCTCGGGCGGTCTGCGCGTGTTGCTGCTGGCGCGGGCGGAGGGCGCGGTGGACCGCGCGGGCGCGCCGGGTGCGGTGGAACCGGTCGCGCTCGTCGTGCTGGAGCAGAAGATCCGGCCGGACGCCAAGGACACTTTGGACTACTTCGCCGGTCAGCAGGTGACGGTGAAGGTGATCTCCGGGGACAACGCGGCCTCGGTCGGCGCGGTGGCCGCCTCGCTCGGGCTGCCCAACGCCACCTCACCCACCGACGCGCGTTCGCTGCCCGAGGACCGGGAGCGGCTGACCGCGGAACTCGAGCGGGGGTCGGTGTTCGGCCGGGTGACCCCGGCGCAGAAGCGCGCGATGGTCGGCGCGCTGCAGTCCGGCGGGCACACCGTGGCGATGACCGGCGACGGGGTCAACGACGTGCTGGCGCTCAAGGACGCCGACATCGGCGTGGCCATGGGCGCGGGCAGCCCGGCCACCCGTTCGGTGGCGCAGATCGTGTTGCTGGACAACAAGTTCGCCACCCTGCCGCATGTGGTGGCCGAGGGCCGCCGGGTGATCGGCAACATCGAGCGGGTGGCGAACCTGTTCCTCACCAAGACGGTGTACTCGGTGCTGCTGGCGCTGATGGTGGGCGTGCCGGGGCTGATCGGGCTCGACGCGCTGCCGTACCCGTTCCTGCCGCGGCACGTCACCATCACCGGCTGGTTCACCATCGGCCTGCCCGCGTTCGTGCTGTCGCTGGCGCCGAACAACGAACGGGCGCGCAGCGGTTTCGTGCCGAGGGTGATGCGGATGGCGGTGCCGGCCGGGGTGATCATCGCGGTGGCCTCGTTCGTGGCCTACGTGCTCACCTATCCCGGGGCCACCGGCAGCCCGGCCGAGCAGGTGCAGGCCAGCACCACGGCGCTGATCACGCTGATGGTGATCGCGCTGTGGGTGCTGGCCATCGTGGCGCGCCCGTACCAGTGGTGGAAGGTCCTGCTGCTGGTGGTGATGGCGGGGGCGTCGGCGCTGATGTTCCTGGTCCCGTTCACCAGGGAGATCTTCCAGCTGGACCCGACGAACACCGGGGCCACGCTGACCGCGTTCGCCTGCGCCGCGGCCGGCATCGTGCTGGTGGAGATCGCCTGGTGGGCGGGCCGGTTCGTGGTCAGGCCGCCGTCGTGA